CATGACACGGGGGTTTTCGAGCATGCTCTTTACAGCAGCAGCATAATATTCGTTGGAAATCCCCTGGTTCCAGAGATTCCAGAGATTGAGAAAGAGGGAGAGGAGTAAAATACCCGCAAGTACCAGTTCGGTCCTGTATTTTTCAAAAAACGCCATCCCCGTCATGGACGGCGATCCCGTACGGTCCGGAGCAGGTTATCGATATCCTGTACATGAGAGATGCCGGAACCGGAAAGATCGTTCCGGAAATACCGGAGCTGGTTCTTTATCTCCTCGATCTCATCATAGGTGATCAGGAACCACGGATTATTGTGAGTCATCCCTGCCACATCCGCTGCAGCCTGTCCTTCATTTCCTGATATTCCCGCCATGTTGTCCATCCCATGCCAGATTTTCTCCGTTTTAAGAGTGGTTCTCCCGTTCTTTGCAGGACCAGATATATTATTGACACAGTCACGGTGAGATGGTTAAACCAAAACGGGGATGTATTGAACCGGCAGGGATCATATATCAGGGGGAGGACGGGAGCGCCGTACAACCAAACCGTGCCCGGGCACGGAAAATACCAACATATTTTATCCCGCACAAAGATAGTATGATAAACAATACCCCGTAAATACGGGTACAGGAAAAAAACCGGGTGAATCGACAATGGCCGAGAAAGCGACAGTCTGTATTTCAACAGATCCTGCCTTCCTGCAGGAACTCTCAGAGTACCTGGAAGTGCTTTCCAACCCCTCGCGGTTGAAGATACTCAAGGTCATCGAGAAAGAACCAAAAGAGATTAGCGAGATTGCATCCCGCATCGACACGAGTTACGCAAATACCAAGAAGCATATCGACCAGCTGGTCCACATCGGCCTTGTGAAAAAGGAGGCCGGCTTTGGGAGGGAAACGGCAAAAGGTATCCACCCGGTCTGGAAATTCTCCCTTGCCGAGGGCAGCCTCGAGATGCTCATCAAGAATATGGGGGTCTTCTCCCGGATCAATATCCCCATCGGCTATGGCGAGATCCAGGGCCGGCTCAATGAAGTGAGGGCTGCAGTCCTCTTAGAATCCGGCAAGGATTACCCGG
Above is a window of uncultured Methanoregula sp. DNA encoding:
- a CDS encoding FHA domain-containing protein — protein: MAEKATVCISTDPAFLQELSEYLEVLSNPSRLKILKVIEKEPKEISEIASRIDTSYANTKKHIDQLVHIGLVKKEAGFGRETAKGIHPVWKFSLAEGSLEMLIKNMGVFSRINIPIGYGEIQGRLNEVRAAVLLESGKDYPALHLVEGKGAGHTFLLKKERILLGRADADAPSKTSEGDIVLPEEYVGVTRITKPHAIITRTGSVWQIEDRGSSGGTYVNTEHIAPMHKIVIKNGDLIDLAMGEDAARFLFITNE